One genomic segment of Rhizobium sp. ZPR4 includes these proteins:
- a CDS encoding MFS transporter: MADAKIGKRNAWILTVAQAFGGANAPIVISLGGLVGQHLSPDPDLITLPVSLLNLGLALGTLPAAYVMRRFGRRRGYLVGTTIGMVSGLIAAMGIILSSFLVFCLGTCMAGFYSSYVQSYRFAAADNVSGADGQKAIARVMVGGLVAAIIGPQLVIWTRDAVPATAFAGSFISQAMLAALAFPVLWKLRSASSVQSNPGGGANKRPLVQILTSRKYLLAIATGVVSYGLMTFVMTASPVAMVGHGHSINQAALGIQWHILAMYGPSFFTGRLMVRFGKERVAAVGLLLIGLSAAVALSGFDIAHFWVSLILLGIGWNFGFIGATSMVGDCHTPAERSKVQGANDFLVFGTVAGASFFSGSLLHSSGWETINWIVMPAVALVLVPLVWRAARPLVAA, encoded by the coding sequence ATGGCCGACGCCAAAATCGGCAAGCGCAACGCGTGGATCTTGACGGTCGCGCAGGCTTTCGGCGGGGCAAACGCCCCGATCGTCATTTCGCTCGGCGGCCTGGTTGGCCAGCACCTGTCGCCCGATCCCGATCTCATCACGCTGCCTGTCAGCCTTCTGAACCTCGGCCTTGCGCTTGGGACATTACCGGCAGCCTACGTCATGCGCCGCTTTGGACGACGTCGCGGCTATCTGGTCGGAACGACGATCGGAATGGTCTCGGGCCTGATCGCGGCGATGGGCATCATCCTGTCGAGCTTCCTCGTTTTCTGCCTCGGCACGTGCATGGCCGGTTTCTATTCGTCCTATGTCCAGAGCTACCGCTTTGCAGCCGCCGACAACGTATCCGGAGCAGACGGTCAGAAGGCGATCGCCCGGGTCATGGTCGGCGGTCTGGTCGCCGCCATCATCGGTCCGCAGCTCGTGATCTGGACGCGGGACGCCGTGCCCGCAACAGCCTTCGCAGGGAGCTTCATCAGCCAGGCGATGCTAGCCGCCCTCGCCTTCCCTGTGCTGTGGAAGCTACGCTCGGCTTCCTCGGTCCAGTCGAATCCGGGTGGAGGCGCAAACAAGCGTCCGCTCGTTCAGATCCTGACCTCGCGCAAATATCTCCTGGCGATTGCGACCGGCGTCGTCTCCTATGGGTTGATGACGTTTGTCATGACGGCGTCGCCCGTCGCCATGGTCGGCCACGGACACTCGATCAATCAGGCAGCACTTGGTATCCAGTGGCATATTCTCGCCATGTACGGCCCGTCCTTCTTCACCGGCCGCCTGATGGTGCGCTTTGGGAAGGAGCGCGTCGCTGCGGTCGGACTTCTCCTGATCGGACTGTCGGCGGCTGTGGCGCTTTCCGGCTTCGACATCGCCCACTTCTGGGTTTCGCTCATTCTTCTGGGCATCGGCTGGAACTTCGGCTTCATCGGCGCGACCTCGATGGTGGGCGATTGCCACACGCCGGCGGAGCGCAGCAAGGTGCAAGGCGCGAACGACTTTCTCGTCTTCGGGACGGTCGCCGGCGCGTCTTTCTTCTCGGGATCGCTGCTTCACAGCTCAGGATGGGAGACGATCAACTGGATCGTGATGCCGGCGGTTGCGCTCGTTCTGGTGCCATTGGTATGGCGGGCAGCGCGACCGTTGGTTGCTGCTTAG
- a CDS encoding FAD-dependent oxidoreductase, which translates to MSTCKVAIIGAGLSGLYTAQKLHAAGVDVLLIEARDRTGGRILTAGEDAMPAADGFDLGPSWFWPAMQPAMAELIDELDLDSFVQHSDGDVVFERMSRERPQRFSPVYENQQSMRISGGTGAAVRALEARLPPERIRLGTRVTAIALTNGGVEISVTTEGGGETIVAEYVVAALPPRLFEATVTFSPAQDPAIAARWRGTPTWMAPHAKFFAVYDEAFWRNDGLSGTAQSMVGPMVEIHDAMTNSGKAAFFGFLGIGAEQRSTIGEAALKRACVDQLARLFGPQALTPRATLIKDWAADALTATLLDQTGGEHPAPGSPRWVTGPWEGRLLMAGSETSSSEPGYLAGAVVAARQAVADIFSRLNAE; encoded by the coding sequence GTGAGCACATGCAAGGTGGCAATCATCGGCGCCGGGCTTTCCGGTCTTTACACCGCACAGAAGCTGCATGCTGCCGGCGTCGATGTGCTTCTCATCGAGGCGCGCGACCGAACCGGCGGTCGGATTTTGACGGCTGGGGAGGATGCAATGCCGGCAGCCGACGGCTTCGATCTTGGACCCTCATGGTTCTGGCCGGCGATGCAGCCGGCAATGGCCGAACTGATCGATGAGCTCGATCTGGATTCCTTCGTCCAGCACAGCGACGGCGATGTCGTCTTCGAGCGGATGTCCCGCGAGCGCCCGCAGCGTTTTTCACCTGTCTACGAAAACCAGCAATCGATGCGGATTTCGGGTGGGACCGGTGCTGCCGTGCGAGCGCTGGAAGCGCGACTGCCGCCAGAGCGGATCAGGCTCGGCACCAGGGTCACGGCCATTGCGCTGACGAACGGCGGGGTTGAGATTTCCGTGACGACGGAAGGTGGAGGCGAAACGATCGTCGCCGAATATGTCGTTGCCGCTCTCCCGCCTCGCCTTTTCGAGGCGACCGTGACATTTTCCCCGGCGCAGGACCCCGCCATTGCCGCACGATGGCGCGGCACTCCCACTTGGATGGCGCCACATGCTAAATTCTTCGCCGTCTATGACGAAGCCTTCTGGCGAAACGACGGTCTCTCGGGAACCGCTCAAAGCATGGTCGGGCCGATGGTCGAGATCCATGATGCGATGACCAATTCGGGGAAGGCCGCCTTTTTTGGATTTCTTGGGATCGGAGCCGAACAACGCTCGACGATCGGTGAGGCGGCGTTGAAGCGAGCTTGTGTCGATCAACTTGCCAGACTGTTTGGACCTCAGGCGCTGACGCCCAGGGCGACATTGATCAAGGATTGGGCGGCCGATGCCCTCACTGCCACCTTGCTCGATCAGACGGGTGGAGAGCATCCGGCGCCGGGCAGCCCGCGCTGGGTTACCGGTCCCTGGGAAGGGCGGTTGCTGATGGCCGGCAGTGAGACGAGTTCTTCCGAGCCCGGTTACCTCGCGGGCGCGGTCGTAGCCGCCCGGCAGGCTGTCGCAGATATTTTTTCTCGATTGAACGCGGAATAG
- a CDS encoding cupin domain-containing protein, which produces MLLNEDLSKRTIVHAAKLDWISSPAKGVDRRMLFRIGDEKAHATSIVRYAPESSFSYHGHPGGEEFLVLEGVFQDESGDFPAGTYVRNPPGTGHAPKSDSGCTILVKLWQFKASDRERIVSRLGDAPSASARHGVGNSCVLFDGPDELVMTEDWQANATLEIGNPSGLELLVLDGSFKENGDVLDRWTWLRLPAGQDLKATVGPQGARVWYKSGPLFHEDVCAFDAPVEGAKP; this is translated from the coding sequence ATGCTTTTGAATGAAGACCTTTCCAAGCGCACTATCGTCCATGCCGCCAAACTCGACTGGATCTCCAGCCCGGCCAAGGGCGTCGACCGCCGGATGCTTTTCCGGATCGGCGACGAGAAGGCGCACGCGACTTCCATCGTCCGATACGCGCCTGAAAGCAGCTTTTCCTATCACGGTCACCCTGGCGGAGAAGAATTTCTCGTGCTCGAGGGCGTGTTCCAGGATGAGAGCGGCGATTTCCCAGCCGGCACCTATGTCCGCAACCCGCCTGGAACTGGTCACGCACCGAAGAGTGACAGTGGTTGCACGATCCTGGTCAAGCTCTGGCAGTTCAAGGCGAGCGACCGGGAGCGCATCGTCAGCCGACTTGGAGACGCCCCCTCGGCAAGCGCACGTCATGGGGTGGGGAATTCGTGCGTCTTGTTCGACGGGCCGGACGAACTCGTCATGACGGAGGACTGGCAGGCAAACGCGACACTGGAGATCGGCAACCCGAGCGGCCTTGAGCTCCTCGTCCTTGACGGTAGCTTTAAAGAGAATGGCGATGTCCTCGATCGCTGGACTTGGCTGCGGCTTCCCGCTGGCCAGGACCTGAAGGCCACCGTCGGCCCGCAAGGCGCTCGCGTCTGGTACAAGTCGGGACCTCTCTTTCACGAGGACGTCTGCGCGTTCGACGCACCTGTAGAGGGAGCGAAACCGTGA
- a CDS encoding SDR family oxidoreductase — MLEGKIALVTGGASGIGFAAARLLTENGARVAITGRSVEKLDAAVAKLGGQAIGIQADVTSRADLTRINTTIEQTFGSLDIVFANAGVAIGTPLSTTDEDAYHKIMDTNVKGVFFTVQAILPLLRDGSSIILNTSWLNQVGTPGRAILSASKAAVRSFARTMSAELLDRRIRVNAVSPGSIETPIHRGSNQTEDEFRAYADRVGAQVPLGRMGQPEEIAAAVLFLASDASSYMLGAEIVIDGGRSEL, encoded by the coding sequence ATGCTCGAAGGAAAGATCGCATTGGTGACTGGCGGAGCAAGCGGGATCGGGTTTGCCGCGGCCCGGTTGTTGACTGAGAACGGCGCCCGCGTCGCAATCACCGGGCGCTCCGTCGAGAAGCTGGACGCGGCCGTTGCAAAGCTTGGCGGTCAGGCAATCGGTATCCAGGCGGACGTGACGTCGCGAGCCGACCTCACGCGTATAAACACGACGATCGAGCAGACGTTCGGTTCTCTCGACATCGTCTTCGCCAATGCCGGCGTTGCAATCGGGACCCCGCTTTCGACCACGGACGAGGACGCCTACCACAAAATTATGGATACCAATGTCAAGGGCGTGTTCTTCACAGTTCAGGCTATACTTCCGCTTCTGCGTGACGGCAGTTCGATCATCCTCAACACGTCGTGGCTAAACCAGGTCGGAACGCCCGGCCGTGCTATCCTGTCCGCGTCGAAAGCAGCCGTGCGCTCTTTCGCCCGGACGATGTCGGCGGAGCTCCTTGATCGCCGTATCAGGGTGAATGCCGTCAGCCCCGGCTCTATAGAGACGCCAATTCATCGTGGAAGCAATCAGACCGAGGACGAGTTTCGCGCCTATGCGGACCGCGTCGGCGCGCAGGTGCCGCTCGGTCGGATGGGACAACCGGAGGAGATCGCAGCAGCCGTCCTCTTCCTCGCAAGCGATGCTTCAAGCTACATGCTTGGGGCAGAGATCGTCATAGACGGCGGCAGATCGGAGCTTTGA